From Roseibium alexandrii DFL-11, the proteins below share one genomic window:
- a CDS encoding SAM-dependent methyltransferase gives MNGPIVLSEDNLRTQLKGTPRLARMAANLAINIRYGTLDVTFPDGRMFRINGTEPGPNGVLKIHNWKFFTMAVKGGDVGVGEAFMAGYWSSPDVTTFLEIFALNQASTLEALRGRPLARLLLSLRHWLNANTKRGSKRNISAHYDLGNAFYQEWLDPSMTYSSAIFSNETNSLEQAQFEKYASLVRQTGIEPGHSVLEIGCGWGGFAEHVAKTVGANVRGLTISREQYDYARERIFKAGLNEKVEIVFQDYRDEKGVYDRIASIEMFEAVGEKYWPTYFEKVSDCLKPGGKAGLQIITIQDQMFEDYRSGTDFIQRYIFPGGMLPPPGKLSEIGKSLGLDLKDQKIFGQDYARTLLEWRQRFRTAWPQIRPMGFDERFKRLWEFYLHYCEAGFRSGNIDVRQLVYEKAT, from the coding sequence ATGAATGGGCCTATTGTGTTGTCCGAGGACAATCTCCGCACGCAACTCAAGGGGACGCCACGGCTAGCGCGCATGGCGGCAAACCTGGCAATCAATATCCGCTATGGAACACTCGACGTCACTTTTCCGGACGGGCGCATGTTCCGGATCAATGGGACGGAACCTGGGCCAAACGGCGTTCTGAAAATCCATAACTGGAAATTTTTCACCATGGCCGTCAAAGGCGGCGATGTTGGTGTCGGTGAAGCTTTCATGGCCGGGTATTGGTCGTCTCCGGATGTCACGACTTTCCTCGAGATTTTCGCGCTCAATCAGGCGTCTACTTTGGAGGCCTTGCGTGGCCGCCCACTGGCCCGTTTGCTGTTGTCACTCCGTCATTGGCTGAACGCGAACACAAAGCGCGGTTCCAAGCGCAATATCTCGGCGCACTACGATCTGGGAAATGCGTTCTATCAGGAGTGGCTCGACCCGTCGATGACCTACTCGTCTGCGATCTTCAGCAATGAAACCAACAGTTTGGAGCAAGCGCAGTTTGAAAAATACGCGTCGCTTGTTCGCCAGACGGGGATCGAACCCGGACACTCTGTTCTGGAAATAGGTTGCGGTTGGGGCGGCTTTGCAGAGCACGTCGCCAAAACGGTCGGGGCGAACGTCCGAGGCCTGACAATCTCTCGCGAGCAGTATGATTACGCCAGAGAAAGGATCTTCAAGGCGGGTCTCAATGAGAAGGTTGAGATTGTCTTCCAGGACTACCGGGACGAAAAAGGCGTCTACGACCGGATTGCCTCAATCGAAATGTTCGAGGCAGTCGGCGAAAAATACTGGCCGACCTACTTTGAAAAGGTCTCGGATTGCCTCAAACCAGGTGGCAAGGCGGGCCTTCAGATCATCACGATCCAGGATCAGATGTTCGAGGACTACCGGTCGGGCACCGACTTTATTCAACGCTACATTTTCCCAGGCGGCATGCTTCCACCTCCCGGAAAACTTTCGGAAATCGGTAAGTCCCTTGGCCTCGATCTGAAAGATCAGAAAATCTTCGGGCAGGATTACGCGCGCACGCTTCTGGAGTGGCGTCAACGTTTCCGCACTGCCTGGCCGCAAATCCGTCCGATGGGTTTTGACGAACGGTTCAAACGGCTCTGGGAGTTCTATCTGCACTACTGCGAAGCTGGTTTTCGCTCAGGCAACATCGACGTCAGGCAGCTGGTATATGAAAAGGCGACCTGA
- a CDS encoding DUF1365 domain-containing protein: MIPLPATNRMSDNGPAPQAAAALYNGVVMHQRMKPKQHRFSYDVFNLLIDIDRLKEATKMSWMFSVNRFNLLSFHEKDHGPRDGSSLRQHIDSLLQKEGLVRAHRVVLLAYPRLLGYGFNPLSVYYAYDEHDRLTALVYEVRNTFGGLHTYVGPVRDGQISDAGVRQDQRKEFYVSPFISMQQHYHFRMLPPGKAVRVRILETDDTGPLLSATFSGAQEPLTTWSLMRAFARVPLLTFKVMAAIHWQAFKIWRKRVPFHPRPANDGRDDSAGRSTAPKLWQETTNNISRGSA, translated from the coding sequence ATGATACCTCTACCTGCCACAAACAGGATGTCGGACAACGGTCCCGCGCCGCAAGCAGCGGCAGCGCTTTACAATGGCGTTGTCATGCACCAGCGCATGAAACCAAAACAGCACCGGTTCTCGTATGACGTTTTCAATCTTCTGATCGATATCGATCGATTGAAAGAAGCCACAAAGATGAGCTGGATGTTTTCGGTCAACCGGTTCAACCTTCTCTCCTTCCATGAAAAAGACCATGGCCCGCGAGACGGAAGCTCGTTGAGACAACACATCGACAGCTTGCTGCAGAAAGAGGGTTTGGTGCGTGCGCACCGGGTTGTGCTCCTCGCCTACCCTCGGCTTTTGGGGTACGGTTTCAATCCGCTCAGCGTCTATTATGCTTATGATGAGCACGACCGGCTGACCGCACTTGTCTATGAGGTCCGCAACACGTTCGGCGGTCTTCATACCTATGTCGGGCCGGTGCGTGACGGACAGATCAGCGATGCCGGTGTTCGACAGGATCAGCGCAAAGAGTTTTATGTGTCGCCGTTTATCAGCATGCAGCAGCATTATCACTTTCGAATGCTACCGCCGGGCAAAGCGGTGCGGGTCCGGATCCTAGAGACGGACGACACAGGCCCGTTGCTGTCAGCGACCTTTTCCGGCGCGCAGGAACCCTTGACCACATGGTCTTTGATGCGCGCCTTTGCACGGGTTCCGCTTTTGACCTTCAAGGTGATGGCGGCCATTCATTGGCAAGCCTTTAAAATCTGGCGCAAGCGTGTACCATTTCATCCGCGGCCTGCGAATGATGGTAGGGATGATAGCGCGGGCCGGAGCACGGCTCCGAAACTTTGGCAAGAAACAACAAACAACATTTCAAGGGGTTCGGCATGA
- a CDS encoding NAD(P)/FAD-dependent oxidoreductase yields the protein MRIAVIGSGISGNSAAWALNSHHDVVLYEKRDRPGGHSATADIDYDGTPMSVDTGFIVYNELNYPNFTALLDHLGVATEISDMSFSLSADRGKLEWCGDGLNAVFAQRKNIVSPRFLKMLRDIFRFNKQAVADMKSGRLAGQTLGGYLEAERYSSGFINDYLLAMGAAIWSTPINEMRAYPAESFVAFFDNHQLLSFDRQLWRTVSGGSRNYVKKLTEPFANKIRLGSPVAEILRTDGKVVVRDETGHTDTFDHVILASHSDQSLAMLGDPSSEEREILSAIRYRPNEVYLHRDEHLMPKKKKVWASWNYMSDREAGETRDVTVSYWMNRLQNLDRSKPVFVTLNPFQAPREDKTFAKYIYDHPQFDAKALAAKQQLSKIQGVNNTWYCGAWNGHGFHEDGLASGLNVAKALGAVLPWERDRQEPVMLEAAE from the coding sequence ATGCGGATTGCCGTCATCGGCTCGGGTATTTCCGGAAACAGTGCTGCATGGGCACTTAACAGCCACCACGATGTCGTTCTTTACGAGAAAAGAGACCGGCCAGGTGGCCACAGCGCAACGGCCGATATCGACTATGACGGCACACCTATGAGCGTCGACACAGGCTTCATCGTCTATAACGAGCTCAACTATCCGAACTTCACGGCCCTTCTCGATCACTTGGGTGTTGCAACCGAGATCAGCGACATGAGCTTTTCGCTGTCAGCTGACCGGGGCAAACTGGAGTGGTGTGGTGACGGTCTGAACGCCGTATTTGCTCAGCGAAAGAATATCGTTTCGCCGCGGTTCTTGAAAATGCTTCGGGACATCTTCCGCTTTAACAAACAAGCCGTTGCGGATATGAAATCGGGCCGGCTCGCGGGTCAGACGCTTGGTGGCTATCTGGAGGCGGAGCGCTATTCCAGCGGTTTCATCAACGACTACCTCCTTGCAATGGGGGCAGCCATCTGGTCCACGCCGATCAATGAGATGCGCGCCTACCCGGCCGAGAGTTTCGTGGCCTTTTTCGACAATCACCAGCTCCTATCTTTCGACCGTCAGCTGTGGCGGACGGTGTCCGGTGGCAGCCGCAACTACGTGAAGAAGCTCACCGAGCCGTTTGCAAACAAGATCCGTCTTGGCAGCCCGGTTGCCGAAATTCTCCGGACCGATGGGAAAGTTGTGGTTCGCGACGAGACCGGCCACACTGATACGTTTGATCACGTCATCCTCGCCAGTCATTCGGACCAAAGCCTTGCCATGCTCGGCGATCCGAGCTCGGAAGAACGGGAGATACTGAGCGCAATCCGGTATCGCCCGAACGAGGTGTATCTGCACCGGGACGAACACCTGATGCCCAAGAAGAAAAAGGTCTGGGCATCCTGGAACTACATGTCTGACCGCGAGGCGGGTGAAACGCGTGATGTAACCGTGTCTTATTGGATGAACCGGTTGCAGAACCTTGACCGCTCCAAGCCGGTCTTTGTGACGCTCAATCCGTTTCAGGCACCGCGCGAAGACAAGACCTTCGCCAAATACATCTACGACCACCCGCAGTTTGATGCCAAAGCCCTGGCGGCCAAGCAGCAGCTCAGCAAGATCCAGGGTGTGAACAACACATGGTATTGCGGCGCGTGGAATGGTCATGGTTTCCACGAGGACGGATTGGCATCCGGCCTCAACGTGGCAAAGGCATTGGGCGCTGTTTTGCCTTGGGAACGCGATCGCCAAGAGCCGGTGATGCTGGAAGCCGCTGAATGA
- a CDS encoding ChrR family anti-sigma-E factor, with protein MEKHATGMDELLAGYAAGTLTYPAQALIGAHLELSDQNRGYVHSLETLASTGLADSDPVAFTDRNSALAAIFESEDPIRDVTATRSCESDDRVPESLRSIIGPSMESVAWKTLLPGVKECKLGEIDGCDASLIWVRAGRAMPSHTHHGTELTLVLQGGFKDTDGHYVTGDVAFADDDVDHRPIADDGDDCICFAVTAGRLELTGPVGRWFAPFMRG; from the coding sequence ATGGAAAAGCACGCGACCGGAATGGACGAGTTGTTGGCTGGATACGCAGCCGGAACACTTACGTATCCGGCTCAAGCTCTGATTGGTGCTCACTTGGAATTGAGTGACCAGAACCGGGGCTATGTCCATTCCCTCGAGACGCTTGCCAGCACGGGGCTTGCCGACAGCGATCCCGTTGCATTCACAGATCGCAATTCTGCTTTGGCAGCGATTTTTGAGAGCGAAGACCCAATTCGGGATGTTACCGCAACGCGCTCGTGTGAGAGTGACGACCGTGTTCCGGAATCACTACGCTCGATTATCGGCCCATCGATGGAGAGTGTTGCCTGGAAAACACTTCTTCCTGGAGTGAAAGAATGCAAGCTCGGCGAGATTGATGGGTGCGACGCGAGCCTCATCTGGGTCCGGGCAGGACGCGCAATGCCGTCACATACCCACCATGGTACTGAACTCACCCTCGTTCTTCAGGGCGGCTTCAAGGACACCGATGGTCACTATGTGACGGGCGATGTCGCTTTCGCTGACGACGATGTTGATCACCGCCCGATTGCAGATGACGGAGATGACTGCATTTGCTTTGCAGTGACCGCTGGGCGTCTGGAATTGACCGGGCCGGTTGGCCGCTGGTTCGCACCTTTCATGCGCGGATAA
- a CDS encoding cysteine synthase A, with product MSVSASVVDAIGNTPLIRLKGLSEETGCEIFGKAEFMNPGQSVKDRPARQMILEAEARGDLKPGGVIVEGTAGNTGIGLALVASARGYRTVIVIPETQTQEKKDMLRMCGAELLEVPAKPFKDPNNYQHVARRLAEEMAKTEPNGVLFADQWNNLDNRKAHFLTTGPEILAQTDGKIDGFICAVGSGGTLAGVSTYLREQKPGITIGCADPLGAGMYHLFKDGEAKATDGGSIAEGIGLGRSTVIVGDIKVDHPYSIPDEEALPLVFDLAENEGLLLGGSSAINLAGARRLAKEMGPGHTIVTILCDHGTRSQSKLYNPEFLRTKNLPVPGWLERTVDLKPPFA from the coding sequence ATGTCTGTGTCCGCATCTGTCGTCGATGCCATCGGCAATACGCCGCTTATCCGCCTCAAGGGCCTGTCCGAAGAAACCGGTTGTGAGATTTTCGGCAAGGCCGAGTTCATGAACCCGGGACAATCCGTCAAGGACCGCCCGGCCCGTCAGATGATCCTGGAAGCCGAAGCGCGCGGCGATCTGAAGCCCGGCGGTGTCATCGTTGAAGGGACAGCAGGTAACACCGGCATCGGCCTTGCCTTGGTTGCAAGCGCCCGCGGATATCGGACCGTCATCGTTATTCCGGAAACCCAGACCCAGGAAAAGAAAGATATGCTGCGCATGTGCGGAGCAGAACTTCTCGAGGTTCCGGCAAAACCCTTCAAAGACCCGAACAATTACCAGCACGTGGCACGCCGCCTTGCGGAAGAAATGGCCAAAACCGAGCCGAACGGCGTTCTCTTTGCGGACCAATGGAACAACCTGGACAATCGCAAAGCCCACTTCCTGACAACGGGTCCGGAAATCCTGGCTCAAACCGACGGCAAAATTGACGGGTTTATTTGTGCTGTTGGCTCCGGCGGAACACTTGCCGGCGTCTCCACGTATCTGCGCGAGCAGAAGCCGGGCATTACCATTGGATGCGCCGACCCGCTGGGCGCAGGCATGTATCACCTTTTTAAAGACGGCGAAGCAAAGGCCACCGACGGCGGTTCGATTGCAGAAGGCATTGGACTTGGACGCTCAACGGTGATTGTCGGCGATATCAAGGTCGATCATCCATACTCAATCCCTGATGAGGAAGCGCTGCCGCTTGTCTTTGATCTTGCTGAAAACGAAGGACTGCTGCTCGGCGGCTCGTCTGCGATCAACCTTGCAGGCGCACGGCGCTTGGCAAAGGAAATGGGCCCGGGCCACACGATCGTGACGATCCTCTGTGACCACGGCACCCGCAGCCAGTCAAAACTCTATAATCCTGAGTTCCTGCGGACCAAGAACCTGCCGGTGCCCGGTTGGCTTGAGCGGACAGTCGACCTGAAACCGCCCTTCGCATAA
- a CDS encoding SDR family NAD(P)-dependent oxidoreductase, producing MVSYVAAPSDGAVWITGASSGIGRELALEMARAGWTVAVTARSEDALAELKDAASDFSGSIHVYAGDVSDTALMAAHCASIATEHRLALVVANAGIYLPQDGLDGDAEAYRKTFDVNLMGTVNVVLPAINVMKAAGQGQIAIVSSVAGYRGLPTSAAYGASKAALFNFSESLRFDLERAGIRLQVISPGFVDTPATKSNPFPMPHLISPQEAVRGIIDGLQDRKHFEISFPKAFVRQLKAIQFLPFNLYYKLVRKTTGWDQKGKA from the coding sequence ATAGTTAGTTACGTAGCAGCCCCCTCCGACGGGGCTGTTTGGATTACAGGCGCAAGTTCCGGTATCGGCCGGGAACTGGCGTTGGAGATGGCGCGGGCTGGCTGGACGGTGGCGGTCACAGCGCGTTCTGAAGATGCCTTGGCGGAGCTTAAAGACGCCGCATCCGATTTTTCTGGTTCCATTCACGTCTATGCCGGCGATGTAAGCGATACTGCACTGATGGCGGCCCATTGCGCGTCAATCGCAACCGAACATCGGCTTGCATTGGTCGTTGCAAACGCTGGGATCTACCTGCCGCAAGATGGTCTTGATGGTGATGCTGAAGCCTACCGGAAAACGTTCGATGTGAACTTGATGGGCACGGTGAATGTCGTTTTGCCGGCCATCAATGTGATGAAGGCGGCAGGGCAGGGGCAGATCGCTATCGTGTCATCGGTTGCCGGTTATCGCGGACTTCCAACCTCTGCTGCCTATGGCGCCAGCAAAGCCGCATTGTTTAACTTTTCGGAAAGTCTGCGGTTTGATCTTGAGCGGGCTGGAATCCGTCTGCAGGTCATCAGCCCGGGATTTGTTGACACACCTGCCACCAAATCAAATCCGTTCCCGATGCCGCACCTGATTTCACCTCAGGAGGCTGTCAGGGGGATCATCGACGGACTTCAGGACCGGAAGCACTTTGAGATCTCGTTTCCAAAGGCGTTTGTCCGTCAGTTGAAAGCGATCCAGTTTTTGCCTTTCAACCTCTATTATAAACTGGTCCGCAAAACGACCGGATGGGATCAGAAGGGCAAGGCGTAA
- the cls gene encoding cardiolipin synthase, whose amino-acid sequence MSTHDPALQTGIADTRRVIQDAATDITVVDMVANNLGLVAGALAVVYITAVICAVREIMYSRTSQGSVAWLLSLFFIPYVTVPLYFVFGWRSFSDYAKIQITLGRSERARRADELGLTDHDETRDWPVLSRVAGVPFLAGNTSELLIDGNATFTAMKEGIARAENVIFFQFFAIHDDALGREMADALIARAKDGVEIYFLYDDVGSHSLSNKYIERLTEAGIKVCGFNENHKFLRVLGPMRLNYRNHRKLVVIDYREAFVGGHNVADQYVGRSKRFGRWRDTHVRIEGPAAVACALSFVEDWLWASGNHIDLPQVSEVPMPGDESVLVMPTGPADKLEECAIAFVEAAAQAKRRLWITTPYLVPSLDVQTALAAAAMRGVDVRILLPEKRDHWTVWLASHAYEDTLVQRGVKIYRYTDGFLHQKVTLLDNDLVSIGTVNFDNRSFQINFELTLWFTHERLISKVEKMLEEDFAHSRLTWPDAFQSRSYIFQVFAQGARLLSPIL is encoded by the coding sequence ATGTCGACCCATGATCCTGCACTTCAAACCGGCATTGCCGATACAAGGCGCGTAATCCAGGATGCAGCCACGGACATAACAGTCGTTGATATGGTGGCAAACAACCTGGGGCTGGTAGCAGGTGCGCTCGCGGTTGTTTACATCACGGCTGTCATTTGTGCGGTTCGCGAGATTATGTACTCGCGTACCTCGCAAGGTTCGGTTGCCTGGCTTCTGTCCCTGTTTTTCATCCCTTATGTCACGGTTCCGCTCTATTTTGTCTTCGGCTGGCGGTCCTTTTCCGACTACGCGAAGATTCAAATTACACTTGGCCGCAGCGAGCGGGCGCGCCGGGCCGATGAACTTGGTCTCACGGATCACGACGAAACGCGGGATTGGCCCGTGCTTTCCCGTGTTGCCGGAGTGCCGTTTCTTGCAGGCAACACATCTGAACTTCTGATCGACGGCAACGCAACCTTCACCGCGATGAAGGAAGGGATTGCCCGGGCAGAAAACGTCATCTTCTTTCAGTTCTTTGCAATACACGATGATGCCCTTGGCCGGGAAATGGCCGATGCGCTGATCGCGCGGGCCAAGGACGGGGTGGAGATTTACTTCCTCTATGATGATGTCGGGAGCCACTCACTCTCCAACAAATACATCGAACGCCTTACGGAAGCCGGCATAAAGGTTTGCGGCTTTAACGAAAACCACAAATTCCTGAGAGTTCTGGGGCCGATGCGGCTCAACTATCGCAATCACAGAAAACTGGTGGTGATCGATTATCGCGAAGCATTTGTCGGCGGCCACAACGTTGCGGACCAATATGTCGGGCGAAGCAAACGGTTTGGCCGCTGGCGCGACACCCATGTGAGAATCGAAGGGCCCGCTGCGGTTGCTTGCGCCCTTTCGTTTGTTGAAGACTGGCTCTGGGCAAGCGGCAATCACATCGATCTGCCGCAGGTGAGCGAAGTCCCGATGCCAGGCGATGAATCCGTGCTGGTGATGCCTACAGGGCCCGCTGACAAATTGGAAGAATGCGCGATTGCCTTTGTTGAGGCTGCGGCCCAAGCAAAACGCCGCCTTTGGATCACAACACCTTATCTGGTGCCGTCTTTGGATGTGCAAACGGCACTTGCAGCGGCCGCAATGCGCGGCGTCGATGTCCGCATTCTCCTACCGGAAAAACGCGACCACTGGACGGTTTGGCTCGCCAGCCATGCCTATGAGGACACGCTCGTCCAACGGGGGGTTAAGATCTACCGGTACACTGATGGCTTTCTCCATCAGAAGGTGACCTTGCTTGACAATGATCTTGTGTCCATCGGCACGGTGAATTTCGACAACAGGTCCTTCCAGATCAACTTTGAACTCACGCTTTGGTTCACCCATGAACGGCTGATTTCTAAGGTGGAGAAGATGTTGGAAGAGGATTTCGCGCATTCCCGCCTCACCTGGCCGGATGCCTTCCAGTCGCGCAGTTACATTTTCCAGGTTTTCGCCCAAGGCGCCCGGCTGCTATCTCCGATCCTTTAA